AATCAAGCTCGCTAAAGAATGTATCAACAAAAGTCAATCGCTTTCGAGCAAGCAGGGACTCGCACTGGAAGCGGAAGATTTTGGCATGTGCTTTGCCAGCAAGGACCAAAAAGAAGGCATGTCGGCCTTCGTAGAAAAAAGAAAAGCCACCTTTACGGGTGAGTAATACTGTCCAAGGAGGACGCTGTGAAGATAGCGGTTTGTTTAAAGCAGGTTCCTGACACTGAGGCGGAAGTTAAATGGGATATTCCCCAGGGAGCGCTGGCCAGAGGAGGTATGGATTCGATTACGAACCCGTTTGATGAATTTGCTCTGGAAGAGGCGCTACTTACTAAAGAGAACTATGACGGAGAGATTGTGGCGATAACCATGGGCCCTGATAAAGCGGCCGATGTGCTAAGGAACGCCCTGGCCTTGACGGTGGATTCGGTGTATCAGCTGACCGATCCCGCTTTTGCCGGATCTGATACGTTTGCCACCGCGTCCGTGCTTGCCGCCGCACTCAAGAAGGTTGGCGATGTGGATCTCGTCTTCTGCGGAAAACAGTCCACGGACGGCAATACGGGAGTCGTGGGCGCCGAACTGGCGGCGATCCTGGGTTTCAGCCAGCTAACCTATGTCTCGAAAGTGCGTCAGATTGATGCAGCGGCAAAGAAAATTATTGTTGAGAGGGCCATTGAAGGGGGCAGCGAAGTGGTAGAAGCAAAGCTGCCAGCGGTAGTGTCTGTTGTGAAGGGCATCAACGAGCCGAGACTCCCGAACCTCATGGGCATCCGGAAGGCGTCGAAGGTCGAGATTCCGAAATGGAACGGTGGTGATCTCGGAGTAGACGCGGCCAAGGTGGGCGCTGCCGGTTCTTCCACAAAGGTCGTTGAGATCGCCGTACCGCCGCCTCGGGGCGCCGGAGAAATCCTGAAGGGCGAACTGGAAGAAGTTGTCAATACGCTTACCGACAAACTTATAGACTTGAAAGTTATAAAATAGCGAGGAGGGAGAATAATGGCTAACGATGTTTGGGTATACATAGAACATAAAGACGGGGGCGTATCACCGATGGCCTTTGAACTTCTCGGCATCGGCAAAAAGCTTGCGGATGGTCTCGGTTCCAACGTCTGCGCCTTCGTTATCGGAGATAAAGTAGATGATCTGGCAAAAGAGGCATTTGCCTATGGTGCATCCAAAGTCTTTGCGGTCGAGGGTGAAGTCTTTAAGGGATTCAGAGGAGAAGCATACGCGAAAGCAGCTACGTTCCTTCTCGGGAAACATAAACCGGAAGCAGCCCTGTTCAGGAACACGAGCCAGGGAGTGGATGTGGCGGCGGCAACCGCGGCGAACCTCGGTTTTGGCCTGTGCACGGACAGCATCGATCTCGCGGCGGACGGTGGCAAACTGAAGATGACCAGGGCAGGGTTCGGCGGCAACTTCACCATAACGGTGGTGAACGAGAAGGCACAGCCTCAGATCGCTACCGTGAGACCCAAAGCCTTCCCCATGCCGGAGAAGGACGCCTCAAAGAGTGGGGAAGTGGTCAAGGAATCCTTCTCGCTTGCAGAGGCTGATCTGAACACCAAGGTCACTGAATTCATCAAGGCTTTGACCACGGTCAACCTTGTCGAGGCCGACATCATAGTATCCGGTGGTCGCGGCACGGGCGGTGAGGAAGGTTTCAGGGTCCTGAAAGAGTTTGCCGATGTACTTGGCGGAGCCCTCGGCGCCTCGCGCGCGGCCGTGGACTCAGGCTGGATACCCTATGAGCACCAGGTGGGACAGACCGGCAAGACGGTAAAGCCGAAAATTTATATAGCCTGTGGCATTTCCGGCGCCATCCAGCACCTGGCGGGCATGAGAACCTCCGATTGTATCGTGGCCATCAACAAGGATCCCGATGCGCCGATCTTCAAGGCCGCCTCCTTTGGCATTGTGGGCGATTACAAACAACTCGTTCCCAGGCTCATTGAGGTCTTCAAAACAAAATTGAGCAGATAGCATCGATTACGCGGACGGTTAGACGGGGAGCGTTGAGTACGCTCCCCGTTTTGTTTGCCTGTAAGAGGGAGTAGAACGCCGCGGGCCTAAGATGCGGGCAGAGTTTTGATAAAACCGTGCGTGCTGAGTTTACGGTCCGGACGAAAAGCCCTTCCGTATTCATCACCGGCTGGCGCGATGAGTGCAGAAGGCATATATACAGAATTCATTTGCTCTCAAGTAGATTTTTTTCTAAAATAGATACATGGAATATTTGGATCTCACCGGCATGGTCTGCCCCATGCCTGTTATCGAAACCAAGAGGGCGCTGGAAACCAAAGCTCCTCGGGAAATCGAAGTAGTCGTCGACAATACGACCTCCAGTGAAAACGTGAAGCGATTTCTCATATCAAGGGGTTATTCTACTTCCACCACTCAAGAGAACGAGAGGTACCGGATAAGGGGTGTGTTGGAGCGAGCCCTTGAAGATGCTTCCGGTGAGAAGGCAGAGAAACTACTTGTTTACGTTGACGGCGATACTATGGGCAGAGGAAACGACGAACTGGGCAGGATTCTTATGCGGGCATTTCTCAAGACAATCAAGGAATTGAAAAATATGCCCTGGAGGATTATCTTCATCAATACGGGTGTCAGAATGGTATCGCAGGAATCGGATTATATAGAGACCTTAAAGGAAATAGAATGTGCGGGTGCCGAAATCCTCTCGTGCGGCACCTGTCTCGATTTTTTCAAACTGAAAGACAGAATTGCGGTAGGGCGCATAAGCAATATGTTTGAGATCCTTTCCTCGTTCACCGAAGCAACAAAGGTGATCAGACCGTAAGAGTTTAGACACCCAAAACGGAGTTTTCAATGGTTTACCTTGACAATGCTGCCACGTCTTTTCCCAAACCCCAGGAGACTATTACTGCACTTGACAATTTCGTACAGCATGTGGGGGGCAACCCAGGGCGGAGCGGACATGCACTGTCGCTCGACGCGGCGCGTATCATTTTTGAGGCAAGAGAAAAGCTGACACATTTCATCGGGGGGGACAGTTCAGAGCGACTCATATTCACACACAATGGCACCGAGTCGCTCAACCTGGCCATCCTGGGTCTTCTGAGGCAAGGCGACCACGTGGTTACCACCTCCATGGAGCACAACTCGGTCATGCGACCGCTTAGCTTCCTCGAAAAAGAACGCCGGGTGGAGGTGTCCATGGCCAGGTGTTCTCCAGAGGGCATTCTCGACGTGGATCACATGAAATCGCTCATCAAGAGCAACACCAGGGCGGTCATTCTCATTCACGGATCAAACGTTGTAGGGACAGTACAGCCGGTGCAAGAGGTAAGGGCGGCAATAGGAGACGTGCCTCTTATCGTCGACGCCTGTCAGACTATCGGCTGCCACCCCATCGATGTGGAGAAAGACGGCATCGATATACTCTGTTTTTCCTGTCATAAGTCGCTCTTTGCGATTCAGGGCATGGGCGCTCTCTACATGAAAAGACCGTTTGACCTGACCCCGCTCAGGTTCGGCGGGACGGGCAGCAAATCCGAATCCATCGAGCAGCCCCTGGTACTGCCTGATCGATATGAGAGCGGCACTCCCAACACGCCTGGCATAGCCTCACTGTTAGGAGGCCTCACGTTCATAGAGAAGACCGGACCTGGCAGGATTATTGAGAGGGAGAGCAATCTCCGTGAAATGATCGTAAAAGGACTCTCTGAAATCGAATCGGTTATCCTCTACGGGCCAAAAGATGCTACCTCGGTCTCTTTTTCCCCCGCAGTCTCCTTCAATGTGGCCAATTATCTGCCATCAGAGATCGGTTATATCCTGAATAAGGAGCAGATTTTTGCCCGGGTCGGGCTCCAGTGCGCGCCTATGACGCACAGGACAATCGGCACTTTCCCTCACGGGACCGTAAGAGTGTCGCCCGGGTATTTTACGTCTGATCAAGAGATCGAATTTTTTCTGGAGGTAGTAAGACGCATTGGTAGGGCGTAACACATATTTCCTCTTATTCCACACAATCCACGACGTGCTCAGGGTGGAGAAGATTCTCAAAAAACAAGGAAAGACATATGAGCTCGTGCCCGTTCCGAGGAATTTGAGTTCCGACTGCGGCATGTGTATACAGCTTGGCGGTGACGTGAATGATGTCAAGGAGTCTATGAAAGGTATTGAAATCCATAAGTGTTTCTTCTTTGATGGAAACACCTATGTGGACATCACTCCATCTTAGCAAATCTGATGACATGGAAGTAGAGATAAGGCTTTTTGCCGCGTTCAGGGTTTCCTCGCCTTAGCGACGGCCGGTTCTTCCTTGAAAGGCTGTACCTCGTCGAGGTATGACGGTTCACGTCCTGCTCAA
The Syntrophorhabdaceae bacterium DNA segment above includes these coding regions:
- a CDS encoding DUF3343 domain-containing protein — translated: MVGRNTYFLLFHTIHDVLRVEKILKKQGKTYELVPVPRNLSSDCGMCIQLGGDVNDVKESMKGIEIHKCFFFDGNTYVDITPS
- the yedF gene encoding sulfurtransferase-like selenium metabolism protein YedF, yielding MEYLDLTGMVCPMPVIETKRALETKAPREIEVVVDNTTSSENVKRFLISRGYSTSTTQENERYRIRGVLERALEDASGEKAEKLLVYVDGDTMGRGNDELGRILMRAFLKTIKELKNMPWRIIFINTGVRMVSQESDYIETLKEIECAGAEILSCGTCLDFFKLKDRIAVGRISNMFEILSSFTEATKVIRP
- a CDS encoding electron transfer flavoprotein subunit alpha/FixB family protein, which codes for MANDVWVYIEHKDGGVSPMAFELLGIGKKLADGLGSNVCAFVIGDKVDDLAKEAFAYGASKVFAVEGEVFKGFRGEAYAKAATFLLGKHKPEAALFRNTSQGVDVAAATAANLGFGLCTDSIDLAADGGKLKMTRAGFGGNFTITVVNEKAQPQIATVRPKAFPMPEKDASKSGEVVKESFSLAEADLNTKVTEFIKALTTVNLVEADIIVSGGRGTGGEEGFRVLKEFADVLGGALGASRAAVDSGWIPYEHQVGQTGKTVKPKIYIACGISGAIQHLAGMRTSDCIVAINKDPDAPIFKAASFGIVGDYKQLVPRLIEVFKTKLSR
- a CDS encoding aminotransferase class V-fold PLP-dependent enzyme gives rise to the protein MVYLDNAATSFPKPQETITALDNFVQHVGGNPGRSGHALSLDAARIIFEAREKLTHFIGGDSSERLIFTHNGTESLNLAILGLLRQGDHVVTTSMEHNSVMRPLSFLEKERRVEVSMARCSPEGILDVDHMKSLIKSNTRAVILIHGSNVVGTVQPVQEVRAAIGDVPLIVDACQTIGCHPIDVEKDGIDILCFSCHKSLFAIQGMGALYMKRPFDLTPLRFGGTGSKSESIEQPLVLPDRYESGTPNTPGIASLLGGLTFIEKTGPGRIIERESNLREMIVKGLSEIESVILYGPKDATSVSFSPAVSFNVANYLPSEIGYILNKEQIFARVGLQCAPMTHRTIGTFPHGTVRVSPGYFTSDQEIEFFLEVVRRIGRA
- a CDS encoding electron transfer flavoprotein subunit beta/FixA family protein, whose product is MKIAVCLKQVPDTEAEVKWDIPQGALARGGMDSITNPFDEFALEEALLTKENYDGEIVAITMGPDKAADVLRNALALTVDSVYQLTDPAFAGSDTFATASVLAAALKKVGDVDLVFCGKQSTDGNTGVVGAELAAILGFSQLTYVSKVRQIDAAAKKIIVERAIEGGSEVVEAKLPAVVSVVKGINEPRLPNLMGIRKASKVEIPKWNGGDLGVDAAKVGAAGSSTKVVEIAVPPPRGAGEILKGELEEVVNTLTDKLIDLKVIK